One Nicotiana sylvestris chromosome 12, ASM39365v2, whole genome shotgun sequence genomic window carries:
- the LOC138883168 gene encoding uncharacterized protein, whose protein sequence is MKVITWNVRGVNKVYKQKELMEFIKVNKVNVIAIIEHRVKECKERQVINKIVPNWEGISNISLNNKGRIWLLWDPKVAIVKEINIHSQYIQAEIKCATNAMTYHFIAVYGLHIVQDRKELWRKLREIENKQQEPWLVMGDFNAIFEVEDRIHGTMVQDHEIRDFREFVEDAGMTELKAIGRSFTWTNSHVFSKINRAIVNGEWMSKMPPIQVHVLDPYFSDHSPLCIELGSQQKAAPRPFRFMNYLADDPNFEKIVADNWQINTNAGYMKKIWLKLKHTKQAMKGLTAKEYSRIADRIKGIRNELQTIQQQMRTPTQDPHHFEMEKELRLQLEKWDAVEENIYKHKSRVQWRNLRDSNSTYFSKNIRAQNQIKALTNAAGDIVQTDKGIE, encoded by the coding sequence ATGAAAGTCATCACTTGGAATGTGAGGGGGGTGAACAAGGTGTATAAGCAAAAGGAGTTAATGGAGTTTATCAAGGTAAATAAAGTAAATGTCATAGCTATTATTGAACATAGAGTAAAGGAATGTAAAGAGAGGCAAGTGATAAACAAAATAGTACCTAATTGGGAAGGGATCTCAAACATTTCTTTGAATAATAAGGGGAGAATATGGCTACTATGGGATCCAAAAGTTGCTATAGTGAAGGAAATTAATATACATAGTCAATACATACAAGCTGAAATAAAATGTGCTACCAATGCAATGACCTATCATTTTATTGCTGTATATGGCCTCCATATAGTGCAGGATAGAAAGGAATTATGGAGGAAACTTCGAGAGATAGAAAACAAGCAACAAGAACCATGGCTAGTAATGGGAGACTTCAATGCCATTTTTGAGGTAGAGGACAGAATACATGGAACTATGGTGCAAGACCATGAGATAAGGGATTTTAGAGAATTTGTAGAAGATGCTGGTATGACTGAACTAAAAGCAATAGGGAGGTCATTTACATGGACAAATAGTCATGTCTTTAGCAAAATTAACAGGGCAATAGTAAATGGAGAGTGGATGAGCAAGATGCCTCCTATTCAAGTTCATGTTCTAGACCCATATTTCTCTGATCACTCTCCCTTATGTATTGAATTGGGAAGTCAACAAAAGGCAGCACCTAGACCATTTAGATTTATGAATTATTTGGCTGATGACCCTAACTTTGAGAAGATAGTAGCAGACAATTGGCAGATAAATACCAATGCAGGATACATGAAAAAAATCTGGCTGAAGCTGAAGCATACAAAACAAGCAATGAAGGGCCTAACTGCAAAAGAGTATTCTAGAATTGCTGACAGAATTAAAGGCATCAGGAATGAGCTTCAAACAATACAACAACAAATGAGAACTCCTACTCAGGATCCACATCACTTTGAAATGGAAAAAGAGCTAAGATTACAGCTGGAGAAATGGGATGCAGTAGAGGAAAACATTTATAAACATAAGTCTAGAGTTCAATGGCGTAATCTAAGAGACTCTAACTCAACTTATTTTTCTAAGAACATAAGAGCTCAGAACCAGATCAAAGCACTTACAAATGCAGCAGGAGATATTGTCCAAACAGATAAAGGAATAGAATAG
- the LOC138883169 gene encoding uncharacterized protein — MQKIEQLCRRFLWNGNNECSKKALITWDKICLPKSAGGLNIVDIYTWNKAAILKHLWNLCKKKDRLWVQWYLEEAGVTTDEFLKGEKYAIKTVYNKMRDKHPKVQWRKLICNNQGCPKWLFILYLTLHDRLYTKMRLKKWNTGYDTTCALCDSEEEDIQHLLFKCPNTSQVWQKILDWQGIQRQTMGWKEEVEWAGKNASGNSA, encoded by the exons ATGCAAAAGATCGAACAGTTATGCAGAAGGTTCTTATGGAATGGGAATAATGAATGCTCAAAGAAGGCTTTAATAACATGGGATAAAATTTGTTTGCCAAAATCAGCAGGGGGGCTCAACATAGTTGATATATATACATGGAATAAGGCTGCTATTCTTAAACATCTCTGGAACTTATGCAAAAAGAAAGATAGGCTGTGGGTTCAATGG TATTTGGAGGAAGCAGGGGTAACTACAGATGAATTCCTAAAAGGTGAGAAATATGCTATCAAGACAGTGTATAACAAGATGAGAGACAAACATCCCAAAGTGCAATGGAGGAAACTGATCTGTAATAACCAGGGTTGTCCTAAATGGTTATTCATATTGTACCTTACACTACATGATAGGCTATACACTAAGATGAGATTGAAGAAATGGAACACGGGGTATGACACAACATGTGCACTATGTGATAGTGAGGAAGAAGACATTCAACATTTGCTCTTTAAATGTCCAAATACTTCTCAAGTATGGCAAAAAATACTGGACTGGCAAGGAATTCAGAGACAAACTATGGGATGGAAGGAAGAAGTTGAATGGGCTGGGAAAAATGCGTCTGGAAATAGTGCATGA
- the LOC104243802 gene encoding uncharacterized protein has translation MEEQIKAEFLKNGFALDDEAEILNKCLTFCIQYNLSPSDLVSSWDVYSLNRGLELMVQSSHMGAFLQQLQNERREDIVKKEPGLHFYSSDISMILNDEYEDTKEIILGTPTDKRKSSQAETTASAQKTNGSISTSRKHLETITPFGQRRNKFVVQFSLNEKANGESMKIEHDQENPNDDIIKRVQPSKRCSLQIISSQPEPGCKFMYDRMENKFNFLESRIKDHATALVASGLHEEPTDPTVASQRSVFAVGMICCEEEGRLKEKPILLQSSVEHSGGQRVRLDLQNLNHFSIFPGQVVGVEGHNPSGHCLIASKIVDHIPLSVSSTGNPAPSKKQAMDQDLQSTNASCAMPELSLIIAAGPFTTVDNLFFEPLTELLSYARRKQPQLIILLGPFIDSDHPEIKKGTVNRTFDEIFEDEILARLRDYGEYMGSAARVILVPSVRDANHDFVYPQPAFDIHSPDLEYQINSITNPGVFCANEVKVACCTVDVLKQLSAEEISRNPQGGSKQRMTTLANHILNQHSFYPLYPPAEGIPIDYSLAPEALQMSTVPDILILPSDLAHFVRVISLGERSEEEEVKCICVNPGRLSRGEGGGFFVELNYHGSCDLSSASVIRI, from the exons ATGGAAGAGCAAATCAAAGCTGAATTCCTGAAAAATGGCTTCGCTCTCGATGATGAAGCAGAAATTCTTAACAAAT GTCTTACATTCTGTATACAATACAACCTAAGCCCTTCCGATCTCGTTTCTAGCTGGGACGTTTACTCTCTCAACAG GGGGCTGGAATTGATGGTGCAGAGTTCACATATGGGTGCATTTCTACAACAATTACAGAATGAACGGAGAGAGGACATTGTTAAAAAGGAACCTGGTTTACATTTCTACTCCAGTGATATTTCTAT GATATTGAATGATGAATACGAGGATACCAAGGAAATCATTCTAGGTACCCCAACAGATAAACGAAAGTCATCACAAGCAGAAACAACTGCTTCAGCACAAAAAACTAATGGGAGCATTTCCACCTCCAGAAAGCATCTAGAAACAATTACACCCTTCGGACAAAGAAGGAACAAGTTTGTGGTGCAGTTTTCTCTCAATGAGAAGGCCAATGGAGAAAGCATGAAAATAGAACATGATCAGGAGAACCCCAATGATGACATCATAAAGAGGGTCCAACCAAGCAAAAGATGTTCTTTGCAAATCATTAGCTCTCAACCTGAGCCAGGGTGCAAGTTCATGTATGACAGGATGGAAAATAAG tTTAATTTTCTTGAAAGCCGAATAAAAGATCATGCAACAGCACTTGTAGCCTCTGGATTGCATGAGGAACCAACTGATCCTACTGTTGCTTCACAG AGATCTGTATTTGCTGTTGGAATGATTTGTTGTGAGGAAGAAGGGCGTTTGAAGGAAAAGCCTATTTTACTGCAAAGCAG CGTTGAGCATTCTGGAGGTCAGCGTGTGCGCCTTGACTTGCAAAACTTGAACCACTTCTCTATTTTCCCTGGCCAG GTGGTTGGTGTTGAAGGGCATAACCCAAGTGGCCACTGTCTAATTGCATCAAAAATTGTTGATCACATTCCTTTGTCGGTTTCTTCCACGGGAAATCCCGCACCTTCTAAGAAGCAAGCAATGGATCAAGATCTTCAGTCAACCAACGCCTCATGTGCTATGCCAGAGCTGTCATTG ATTATAGCTGCAGGTCCTTTTACAACTGTTGATAACTTATTCTTCGAACCTCTTACCGAGCTTCTATCATATGCACGTCGCAAGCAGCCTCAATTGATCATCCTG CTAGGACCATTTATAGATTCGGATCATCCCGAGATCAAGAAAGGAACCGTGAATAGGACATTTGATGAAATCTTTGAGGATGAAATTCTTGCGAGG TTGAGAGATTATGGAGAATATATGGGTTCTGCTGCTCGGGTGATTCTTGTTCCATCTGTTCGAGATGCTAACCATGACTTTGTTTACCCTCAG CCAGCCTTCGACATTCACTCACCCGATCTAGAATATCAG ATAAATAGCATTACAAATCCTGGAGTATTCTGTGCAAATGAG GTGAAAGTGGCTTGCTGTACGGTGGATGTTCTTAAACAGCTTAGTGCGGAGGAGATTTCACGAAATCCACAAGGGGGATCAAAGCAACGAATGACAACTCTTGCAAACCATATATTAAACCAGCACAG CTTCTATCCTCTATATCCACCAGCTGAAGGCATACCCATTGATTATTCTCTTGCTCCAGAAGCTCTTCAGATGTCAACTGTCCCAGATATACTCATCTTACCCTCGGACTTGGCTCATTTTGTTAGG GTGATCTCCCTTGGGGAAAGAAGTGAAGAGGAAGAAGTAAAGTGCATTTGTGTGAATCCTGGACGACTTTCAAGGGGAGAAGGAGGAGGTTTCTTTGTGGAGCTTAATTACCACGGAAGCTGTGATTTGTCAAGTGCTTCAGTTATTCGTATATAG
- the LOC104243803 gene encoding TLC domain-containing protein At5g14285-like, translating to MEILEPNLVGFTLVFSIIYLFGYLIIFKDWKEKVRPDASSCIMSLAHGTPAVILSIYSMLQTSFQNLDISIQNSPFQEVILEYSIAYFLVDLLHYLVFYPSDVLFIAHHLATLYVFLTCRFVVHHGGATLLGLLFLAEITSPCQNTWSLARYRKNKVPMAAKFYEKLSPLFYMFYSLVRGVLGPLFVYKMGLAFASGKADGVISRPMWISWMVVIVSAIFISILWISNLWIDFFRERLRKELKKCN from the coding sequence ATGGAAATCTTGGAGCCAAATCTTGTTGGATTCACTCTTGTATTTTCTATAATCTATCTGTTTGGATACTTGATCATATTCAAAGATTGGAAAGAAAAAGTGAGGCCTGATGCATCAAGTTGTATAATGTCTTTAGCTCATGGTACCCCTGCAGTAATCTTATCAATATACTCAATGTTACAAACTTCATTCCAAAATCTTGATATTTCCATCCAAAACTCACCATTCCAAGAAGTGATACTTGAATACAGCATTGCTTACTTCTTAGTTGACCTTTTACATTATTTGGTCTTTTATCCAAGTGATGTGCTTTTCATTGCTCATCATTTAGCTACCCTTTATGTATTTTTAACTTGTCGATTCGTCGTTCATCATGGTGGAGCTACTCTTCTTGGCCTTCTTTTTCTAGCTGAGATCACAAGTCCTTGCCAGAACACATGGAGTCTTGCTAGATATCGAAAGAACAAAGTCCCTATGGCTGCTAAATTTTATGAAAAATTGTCACCACTTTTTTATATGTTTTATAGTTTGGTTAGGGGGGTTCTTGGACCCTTATTTGTTTACAAGATGGGTTTGGCTTTTGCAAGTGGAAAAGCAGATGGTGTGATTTCTAGGCCTATGTGGATTTCTTGGATGGTTGTGATTGTAAGTGCAATCTTTATTAGTATTTTGTGGATTTCTAATCTTTGGATAGACTTTTTTAGAGAAAGACTGAGGAAGGAGTTGAAGAAATGTAATTAG